A stretch of Stigmatopora argus isolate UIUO_Sarg chromosome 22, RoL_Sarg_1.0, whole genome shotgun sequence DNA encodes these proteins:
- the il13ra2 gene encoding interleukin-13 receptor subunit alpha-2 isoform X1, whose product MKTLMANKLAHSTSLIVLLVICTKQWHCNGIQVDPPTEIKIRDHGQLGHLEITWTPPGRLDGIQECPTRYQLEYFNAYAQRWEGIQTPQQTYSAQFDLMRDIHVKVYTLLGGHCTNNTWVKSLNYTELVQKPTCTGHLGNIVENFTCVFENMKHLICKWHKNPKSPTNLPLHMYYWHKELENTEECPQYLLINGVRIGCSFTGKRLPEFTDVNFCVNGSSTECSLGPMYTSLQIQDRVKPDRANKPILKTGPQGSVKLTWQKPDGNVPEDCLEWEVLHDKKRLDGKKELKLIPTMQTSLIFPPMNMHGQNCFRVRSKLHRYCARKSFWSEWSLRKCDTGGSNF is encoded by the exons atgaaaacactgATGGCAAATAAACTGGCTCATAGCACTTCTCTGATTGTGCTTTTGGTCATCTGTACAAAACAGTGGCATTGCAATGGGATTCAAG TGGATCCTCCTACGGAGATTAAAATCAGAGATCATGGCCAACTTGGACATTTGGAGATTACATGGACTCCCCCTGGCAGATTAGATGGCATCCAAGAATGTCCTACACGATACCAATTGGAATACTTCAATGCATATGCACAGAGATGGGAA ggtATTCAGACACCTCAGCAAACGTACAGCGCTCAGTTTGATCTGATGAGGGACATCCACGTAAAAGTGTACACCCTTCTTGGTGGACACTGCACTAACAATACGTGGGTCAAGAGTCTGAACTACACAGAACTGGTTCAGAAACCTACTTGCACAG GTCATTTGGGTAATATAGTGGAAAATTTTACATGTGTGTTTGAGAACATGAAACACCTGATCTGCAAGTGGCATAAAAACCCTAAATCTCCAACTAACTTACCCCTACATATGTATTACTG GCACAAAGAACTGGAGAACACAGAGGAGTGTCCTCAGTACCTTTTGATAAATGGCGTAAGGATTGGTTGCAGCTTCACAGGAAAACGTCTCCCAGAATTCACTGACGTCAACTTCTGTGTAAATGGCTCTTCTACAGAATGTTCCCTGGGACCAATGTACACCTCTCTTCAAATCCAAGACCGCG TGAAGCCTGACCGTGCAAACAAACCCATTCTAAAGACAGGACCACAAGGCAGTGTCAAACTTACCTGGCAGAAACCTGATGGAAATGTTCCGGAGGATTGTCTCGAATGGGAGGTGCTACATGACAAAAAGAGACTTGATGGAAAGAAGGAATTG AAACTCATTCCCACGATGCAAACAAGCCTGATTTTTCCACCTATGAACATGCACGGGCAAAACTGCTTCAGAGTACGTTCAAAATTGCACAGGTACTGTGCCAGAAAAAGCTTTTGGAGCGAGTGGAGTCTCCGGAAATGTGACACAG GTGGTTCCAACTTTTGA
- the il13ra2 gene encoding interleukin-13 receptor subunit alpha-2 isoform X2 has translation MGFKVGQETTTLFKLDPPTEIKIRDHGQLGHLEITWTPPGRLDGIQECPTRYQLEYFNAYAQRWEGIQTPQQTYSAQFDLMRDIHVKVYTLLGGHCTNNTWVKSLNYTELVQKPTCTGHLGNIVENFTCVFENMKHLICKWHKNPKSPTNLPLHMYYWHKELENTEECPQYLLINGVRIGCSFTGKRLPEFTDVNFCVNGSSTECSLGPMYTSLQIQDRVKPDRANKPILKTGPQGSVKLTWQKPDGNVPEDCLEWEVLHDKKRLDGKKELKLIPTMQTSLIFPPMNMHGQNCFRVRSKLHRYCARKSFWSEWSLRKCDTGGSNF, from the exons ATGGGATTCAAGGTTGGTCAGGAAACTACTActcttttcaaat TGGATCCTCCTACGGAGATTAAAATCAGAGATCATGGCCAACTTGGACATTTGGAGATTACATGGACTCCCCCTGGCAGATTAGATGGCATCCAAGAATGTCCTACACGATACCAATTGGAATACTTCAATGCATATGCACAGAGATGGGAA ggtATTCAGACACCTCAGCAAACGTACAGCGCTCAGTTTGATCTGATGAGGGACATCCACGTAAAAGTGTACACCCTTCTTGGTGGACACTGCACTAACAATACGTGGGTCAAGAGTCTGAACTACACAGAACTGGTTCAGAAACCTACTTGCACAG GTCATTTGGGTAATATAGTGGAAAATTTTACATGTGTGTTTGAGAACATGAAACACCTGATCTGCAAGTGGCATAAAAACCCTAAATCTCCAACTAACTTACCCCTACATATGTATTACTG GCACAAAGAACTGGAGAACACAGAGGAGTGTCCTCAGTACCTTTTGATAAATGGCGTAAGGATTGGTTGCAGCTTCACAGGAAAACGTCTCCCAGAATTCACTGACGTCAACTTCTGTGTAAATGGCTCTTCTACAGAATGTTCCCTGGGACCAATGTACACCTCTCTTCAAATCCAAGACCGCG TGAAGCCTGACCGTGCAAACAAACCCATTCTAAAGACAGGACCACAAGGCAGTGTCAAACTTACCTGGCAGAAACCTGATGGAAATGTTCCGGAGGATTGTCTCGAATGGGAGGTGCTACATGACAAAAAGAGACTTGATGGAAAGAAGGAATTG AAACTCATTCCCACGATGCAAACAAGCCTGATTTTTCCACCTATGAACATGCACGGGCAAAACTGCTTCAGAGTACGTTCAAAATTGCACAGGTACTGTGCCAGAAAAAGCTTTTGGAGCGAGTGGAGTCTCCGGAAATGTGACACAG GTGGTTCCAACTTTTGA